The following coding sequences are from one Nonlabens arenilitoris window:
- a CDS encoding aspartate aminotransferase family protein, which produces MKKDFFQYQAPTTPFAPALEVSHARGNYIYDVHGNKYLDCVAGVSALPLGHCHPAVTTAIKKQVDLYMHVMVYGEYAQEPAVELCKKIAQHMPEPLQMTYLVNSGTEAMEAAIKLARRVTGRSELISMQHAYHGNTMGSLSLMDYEERKAPFRPLIPQIKHIKFNCMSQLNLITSQTAAVIIESIQGGAGFIIPHASWLKSLKAKCNQTGALLIIDEIQPGMGRTGTMFYFTQHDIIPDMVITGKGLAGGLPIGALTASATHLNHFKEAPMLGHITTFGGNPVIASAALATMTELEKGDLIKSVSLKELRFRESLKNKHILEIRGTGLMLAAILSDDQHTAAIVDECRNRGVIFFLLLFEKRAIRITPPLTITIDEIEKACNILNQVINEFYK; this is translated from the coding sequence TTGAAGAAAGACTTTTTTCAATATCAAGCTCCTACTACCCCATTTGCTCCAGCTCTTGAGGTATCGCATGCGCGTGGAAATTACATTTATGATGTCCACGGAAATAAATACTTAGATTGTGTGGCAGGAGTCAGTGCATTACCACTAGGACATTGTCATCCAGCGGTCACTACCGCCATTAAAAAACAAGTAGACTTATACATGCACGTGATGGTCTATGGAGAATATGCTCAAGAACCAGCAGTCGAGCTGTGTAAAAAAATAGCACAACACATGCCTGAACCACTCCAAATGACCTACCTGGTCAACAGTGGTACAGAAGCTATGGAAGCAGCTATAAAGCTAGCACGTAGAGTAACCGGTAGAAGTGAATTGATCTCTATGCAACATGCATATCATGGTAACACCATGGGATCTTTAAGTTTAATGGACTATGAAGAGCGCAAGGCACCTTTTAGACCATTAATACCTCAAATAAAACACATTAAGTTTAATTGTATGTCTCAATTAAATTTAATTACTTCCCAAACTGCTGCAGTAATCATAGAGTCGATTCAAGGCGGCGCTGGTTTTATAATTCCACACGCGTCGTGGTTAAAATCATTAAAGGCAAAATGTAATCAAACAGGTGCTTTACTTATTATAGATGAAATACAGCCCGGAATGGGCCGTACAGGCACAATGTTTTATTTCACCCAGCATGATATTATTCCAGATATGGTGATTACTGGTAAAGGACTTGCAGGTGGTTTACCCATAGGTGCTCTTACCGCTAGTGCTACACATCTCAATCACTTTAAAGAAGCTCCCATGTTGGGACATATCACCACATTTGGCGGTAATCCAGTAATAGCCTCAGCGGCACTTGCCACAATGACTGAACTGGAAAAAGGAGACCTTATTAAGTCTGTAAGCCTTAAAGAATTACGCTTTCGCGAAAGCTTAAAAAACAAACACATTTTAGAAATAAGAGGTACAGGATTGATGCTAGCAGCCATACTGTCAGATGATCAACACACTGCAGCCATAGTTGATGAATGTCGCAACCGTGGTGTTATTTTCTTTTTACTACTCTTTGAAAAAAGAGCCATAAGAATAACGCCACCACTAACAATAACAATAGATGAGATTGAAAAAGCGTGCAATATTTTAAATCAAGTTATTAACGAATTTTATAAATAA
- a CDS encoding polysaccharide biosynthesis/export family protein — MGKITLLKFSFIVMLVAMVTSSCVSKKDIIYVQDIDTALSESQSSKYDAVITNDDILKIIVTSENMESVQPFNKVVSPVVNQELSIRSQETLQSYLVDDEGFINYPLLGKVKASGNTRIEFQELLKNKMLQYVKDAVVDVRIINYKITLLGEVNRPGTYKVDDNRITLLQAIGLAGDLTVYGRRDNIVVIRDMNGIQTSTRVDLTSADFIYSPFYYLNQNDTIIVEPNGAQIQASGFNRNISVYVSIASLLLTTVVVFSNLNK; from the coding sequence ATGGGAAAAATCACACTTTTAAAATTCAGTTTCATTGTAATGCTTGTTGCGATGGTGACTTCATCTTGTGTTTCTAAGAAAGACATTATATACGTACAAGATATTGATACAGCTTTATCTGAATCCCAATCGTCTAAATATGATGCGGTTATCACGAACGATGATATTTTAAAAATTATCGTCACCAGTGAAAATATGGAAAGTGTTCAACCATTTAATAAAGTGGTAAGTCCTGTTGTAAATCAAGAACTTTCTATCAGATCCCAAGAAACCTTACAGAGTTATCTTGTTGATGATGAAGGTTTTATTAATTATCCTTTGTTAGGCAAAGTGAAAGCTAGCGGTAATACTCGTATTGAATTTCAAGAACTTCTAAAAAATAAAATGCTTCAATACGTTAAGGATGCTGTTGTTGATGTTCGTATTATAAATTATAAGATTACTCTATTAGGTGAGGTCAATAGACCTGGTACCTATAAAGTTGATGACAATAGAATTACACTGCTTCAGGCAATAGGACTTGCAGGCGATTTGACGGTCTATGGTAGAAGAGACAATATTGTTGTTATTAGGGATATGAATGGAATTCAAACATCAACTAGAGTAGATTTAACAAGTGCCGATTTTATTTATTCACCATTCTATTATCTAAATCAGAACGATACGATAATTGTTGAACCTAATGGTGCTCAAATTCAGGCTTCTGGATTTAATAGAAATATCTCGGTTTATGTTTCTATCGCGTCCTTGTTACTGACAACTGTGGTGGTGTTTTCAAATTTGAATAAATAA
- a CDS encoding tetratricopeptide repeat protein gives MHFELNSDGFMSVKKFELMLKSNEVGFFDSEEFEQIVEHYLETGKMIMARKAVQLGLSQHPSSVEIRLLQAEILVFDNEFEQAHELLNTLYELQPHNSEIYIQKANIFSKCDDHEKAIELLNQALKLTEDQADVYNLIGMEYLFIEDYNFAKDNFIKCLELDETDYSALYNIIYCFDFLKQNKEAITFLNKFLNSNPYSEVAWHQIGKQYFDLKMYDKALAAFDFAIISDELFVGAYLEKGKVLEKLGKYNEAIENYQITLELDDPTSFAYLRLGKCYQKLGAFDLAVKFYKKTVKEDPLLDKGWIALVDFYTKQLNYQKALSYIEKATEIDSENALYWIRYAKLNKKLNFFEEAEYGYRKAIDLGNYELETWLQRSDILLYLGEIDGQISNLEHGLEFYPDDAELEYRLAGAYFKQHNITKGRFHLQNAFKNDPEFLIIIEELYPEILQLEEVKHIIT, from the coding sequence ATGCATTTTGAACTTAATAGTGATGGCTTTATGAGCGTTAAAAAGTTTGAATTAATGCTTAAATCTAACGAGGTTGGATTTTTTGATAGTGAAGAATTTGAACAGATAGTTGAGCATTATCTTGAGACAGGCAAAATGATTATGGCGCGTAAAGCCGTTCAGTTAGGCCTTTCACAACATCCTAGTTCTGTTGAAATTAGATTGTTACAAGCAGAGATTCTCGTATTTGATAATGAGTTTGAACAAGCTCACGAATTATTAAACACTTTATACGAATTACAACCCCACAACTCTGAAATTTATATTCAGAAAGCTAATATTTTTTCTAAATGTGATGATCATGAAAAAGCGATAGAACTTTTAAATCAAGCATTAAAACTTACTGAAGATCAAGCAGATGTATATAACTTAATAGGTATGGAATACCTATTTATTGAAGATTATAATTTTGCTAAAGACAATTTTATAAAATGTCTAGAATTAGATGAGACAGACTATTCTGCCTTATACAACATCATATATTGTTTTGATTTCTTAAAGCAGAATAAAGAAGCAATAACGTTTTTAAATAAATTTCTTAATTCTAATCCATATAGTGAGGTCGCCTGGCACCAGATAGGTAAGCAATATTTTGATCTCAAAATGTATGACAAGGCTTTAGCAGCCTTTGATTTTGCCATCATATCAGATGAATTATTTGTGGGTGCTTATTTAGAGAAAGGTAAAGTCTTAGAAAAATTAGGGAAATATAATGAGGCGATAGAGAATTATCAAATCACTCTAGAACTGGATGATCCTACATCTTTTGCTTATTTAAGGTTAGGAAAGTGCTATCAAAAACTAGGTGCATTTGATCTAGCTGTAAAGTTCTATAAGAAAACCGTAAAAGAAGACCCTTTATTAGATAAAGGTTGGATTGCATTAGTTGATTTTTACACAAAACAATTGAATTATCAAAAGGCTTTGAGTTATATAGAAAAAGCAACTGAAATAGATAGTGAAAATGCCCTATACTGGATCAGATATGCAAAATTGAATAAGAAATTAAACTTTTTTGAAGAGGCAGAGTACGGATATCGCAAAGCAATCGATCTGGGTAATTATGAATTAGAAACCTGGTTACAACGTTCAGATATTTTATTATACCTAGGTGAAATTGATGGGCAAATTTCTAATTTAGAACATGGATTAGAATTTTATCCCGATGATGCTGAACTTGAATATAGACTAGCTGGTGCTTATTTTAAACAGCACAATATAACCAAAGGCAGATTTCATTTACAAAATGCTTTTAAAAATGATCCAGAATTCTTAATCATTATAGAAGAGTTATATCCTGAAATATTGCAACTGGAAGAAGTCAAACATATCATTACATAA
- a CDS encoding tyrosine-protein phosphatase encodes MLFFSKKSFLVDHLEGLIDIHNHILPSIDDGSPDLITTLKMIELYQEIGYKGCIATPHTMEDYYGNDISTITSTYKDTIENLKEFNQDTFIYNASSEYMMDSGFEQLIENENLLFLKDRILLTEFSYFQKPEYVNEVVFNMLQKDISPILAHPERYRYIKGIEEYKDLKDRGFLFQLNLLSIDGHYGKDAQKKAILLLEHNLYDLVGTDAHKPEHLRKIREIQIKSNILTNIQPVIENSKLNF; translated from the coding sequence ATGTTATTTTTCTCAAAGAAAAGTTTCCTTGTAGACCACCTAGAAGGACTAATAGATATACATAACCATATCCTACCTAGTATTGACGATGGATCGCCTGATTTAATTACGACCTTAAAGATGATTGAATTGTATCAAGAAATAGGATACAAAGGTTGTATAGCGACACCTCATACCATGGAAGACTATTATGGTAATGATATATCCACTATCACGTCAACTTATAAAGATACTATAGAGAATTTAAAAGAATTTAATCAAGATACATTTATCTACAATGCATCATCAGAGTATATGATGGATAGTGGTTTTGAACAACTAATTGAAAATGAAAATCTACTTTTTTTAAAAGATCGTATTTTACTTACCGAGTTTTCCTATTTTCAAAAACCGGAATATGTAAATGAAGTTGTCTTTAACATGTTACAAAAAGACATCTCACCTATTCTAGCTCATCCCGAAAGATATAGATATATAAAAGGAATAGAAGAATATAAAGACTTAAAAGATAGAGGATTCTTATTTCAACTTAATCTTCTCTCTATAGATGGACATTACGGTAAAGATGCTCAGAAAAAGGCAATTCTTCTATTAGAACATAACTTATACGATCTAGTAGGAACAGATGCTCATAAACCAGAACATTTGAGAAAAATAAGGGAAATACAAATTAAATCTAATATCCTTACTAATATTCAACCTGTAATAGAAAATAGCAAGCTAAACTTTTAA
- a CDS encoding GumC family protein — protein MNNQDNNTNEQSLRDQLKPFIKAWPWVILSVLFCIVVSQLYLRYATKKYQATASIIIKDTQMGGGLSETGVLGDMGLFGSNFNSVENEIEILKSKRLLSNVIDHFNLTTTYSRKGNVKESDVYTNRFLDVNHLKNDSIVQFKTPITFYVKEVNDSLFGLKLEADSQWMTKEYGEIININDQSLIFSPKSYDNNVSTEGNSEEATDLKIVIRPIELVVQDYHSRLTVNTSGKRGSVVNLSITDVVGERAEDVLNQLIEEYNKDAINDKNIVALNTAKFIEERLNDITKDLDSVETGIESFKTNKGLTDIGVETSLDLQKVNEIESELLKVETQLSIGRSLKEFMITDIEKSVTTSGLGINDPSLIGLINNYNEVLTTYQRVGQTSTSESPVMVKLSTELNSLKRGIFNSLDAYINGLKVEQNNLLRKSNQINTNISQVPNNEKTSRSVERNREVVEAIYLLLREKQETTAISLAVTAPKAKIVDSGYAPETPVSPKPKIILLAALVLGVLIPLGLVYLKQIFYNKIESRKDLERNLPQVSILGEVPKLESDAKDRIIPNDRSVLAESFRIIRTNLQYKLGALNHDDTKVVLVTSTVKGEGKTTTAFNLASTFAYSGKKVLLIGGDIRNPQLHRFFDASLKRKKGVTEYLVNSDLKLVDLVVPVDDNSNLHMLLSGSIPPNPAELWMQSRTKDMIEEAKGMYDLVIIDSAPTIVVTDTFLINKFADVTVYVTRANHTDRGLLEFISDTIKDGKLTNVAAVINSVKLTNFGYGNKYGYSYSADKKTFMERLKAKLNF, from the coding sequence ATGAATAATCAAGATAATAATACAAACGAACAATCTTTAAGGGATCAGCTGAAGCCGTTTATAAAAGCGTGGCCTTGGGTCATCCTATCTGTTTTGTTTTGTATAGTGGTCTCTCAACTATATTTAAGATATGCCACAAAAAAGTATCAAGCTACAGCATCGATCATCATTAAAGACACTCAAATGGGTGGTGGCTTGTCTGAAACGGGTGTGCTTGGTGATATGGGGTTATTCGGGAGCAATTTCAATAGTGTAGAGAATGAGATCGAAATATTAAAATCTAAAAGGTTATTGTCAAATGTTATAGATCATTTTAATTTAACAACGACTTATTCTAGAAAAGGAAATGTTAAAGAAAGTGATGTTTACACTAATAGATTTTTAGATGTTAATCATTTAAAAAATGATTCCATTGTTCAGTTTAAAACTCCAATTACATTTTATGTAAAAGAGGTTAACGATTCTTTATTTGGGCTTAAATTAGAAGCCGATTCTCAGTGGATGACTAAAGAATATGGTGAGATTATAAATATTAATGATCAATCACTAATTTTTTCTCCAAAATCTTATGACAATAATGTCAGTACTGAAGGAAATAGTGAAGAAGCTACAGATTTAAAAATTGTGATAAGACCTATTGAGTTAGTGGTGCAGGATTATCATTCACGACTTACTGTTAATACCTCTGGTAAAAGAGGTAGTGTGGTTAACTTATCTATAACGGACGTAGTAGGTGAGCGTGCTGAAGATGTTTTAAATCAGCTCATTGAAGAGTATAACAAGGACGCTATAAATGATAAAAATATTGTAGCTCTTAATACTGCAAAGTTTATCGAAGAACGCCTTAACGATATTACTAAAGATCTTGATAGCGTAGAGACAGGTATTGAATCTTTTAAAACCAATAAAGGCCTTACCGACATTGGTGTGGAAACATCACTTGATTTGCAAAAAGTAAATGAAATTGAGTCTGAACTTTTAAAAGTAGAGACGCAATTATCTATAGGAAGGTCCTTGAAAGAATTCATGATTACCGATATTGAAAAAAGCGTTACTACTTCAGGACTTGGAATTAATGACCCTTCATTGATAGGTCTCATTAATAACTATAATGAAGTATTGACTACTTATCAAAGAGTAGGGCAGACCTCAACATCAGAAAGCCCTGTAATGGTTAAGCTATCGACTGAGTTAAACTCTTTAAAAAGAGGTATATTTAATTCGCTTGATGCTTATATCAATGGCTTAAAAGTGGAACAAAACAATCTACTAAGAAAGTCTAATCAAATAAATACTAACATTTCTCAGGTACCGAATAACGAGAAAACCAGTCGTAGCGTTGAGAGAAATCGTGAAGTTGTTGAAGCCATCTATTTATTGTTGAGAGAGAAACAAGAAACAACAGCTATATCTCTTGCGGTAACTGCACCTAAGGCAAAAATTGTTGATTCTGGATATGCACCAGAGACGCCTGTTTCACCTAAGCCTAAGATTATATTACTCGCTGCTTTAGTTCTAGGAGTTTTAATTCCGTTAGGTCTGGTTTATTTGAAACAAATTTTCTACAATAAAATTGAATCTAGAAAAGACTTAGAGAGAAATTTACCTCAGGTATCTATTTTAGGTGAAGTACCTAAATTAGAGAGTGATGCTAAAGATAGAATTATTCCTAATGACCGTAGTGTTCTCGCTGAATCCTTCAGAATTATTAGAACTAATTTACAGTATAAATTAGGAGCATTAAATCATGATGATACTAAAGTAGTTTTGGTAACTTCTACCGTAAAGGGTGAAGGTAAAACCACAACAGCATTTAATCTAGCAAGTACTTTTGCCTACAGTGGAAAAAAAGTATTATTAATAGGTGGTGATATACGTAATCCGCAACTTCATCGTTTCTTTGATGCTAGTTTAAAACGTAAAAAAGGAGTTACTGAGTACTTAGTCAATTCTGATTTAAAATTAGTAGATCTTGTAGTTCCTGTAGATGATAATAGTAATCTACATATGCTATTATCTGGTTCTATTCCTCCTAATCCTGCTGAGTTGTGGATGCAGAGTAGGACTAAAGATATGATTGAGGAAGCAAAAGGAATGTATGATTTAGTTATTATTGATTCTGCACCAACCATCGTTGTTACAGATACATTCTTAATTAATAAGTTTGCTGATGTAACTGTATATGTTACTAGAGCAAATCATACAGATCGTGGTCTTTTAGAATTTATCTCAGATACCATTAAAGATGGTAAATTAACTAATGTAGCTGCAGTTATTAACAGTGTTAAGTTGACTAATTTTGGATATGGTAATAAATATGGGTATTCATATTCAGCAGATAAGAAAACCTTTATGGAAAGATTAAAGGCTAAGCTAAACTTTTAA
- a CDS encoding nucleoside-diphosphate sugar epimerase/dehydratase has protein sequence MVALPFFKPINISQMTWDYFKKRLSHVLLKGDNDLKFRNISYLPRWAVVAIDSCIVMISFLISFLLVKNLSVSFYPSLTIFQQGLVVCLVQFSFFFVFSTYAGLIRHSTTVDILKIALAAISAAVALMMISYGYHFLFDKKLFLVPFLAIFATITFGLMLLFRMVVKSVYQLFTNLNTSEKKRVLLLGVNDDTISVGEAMTISRNQDFDLAGFVSFTKSHSKIKILGKPIFKYSSDLYENLQPYDIDGIVIVGDTISNKQKNNIVDECLNYGIQIYNAPVIKEWNDSESVQGNIKEIQIEDLLERNPIVLDDSLINEYLNNRIILVTGGAGSIGSEIVRQVSQFKPRKLIVLDQAESPLHELELELRSKFNDVDFEFVLADVGNLKRLTNLFNKEKISVIFHAAAYKHVPLIENNPSEAVFVNIIGTMHLANLSTQFGVDRFVMVSTDKAVNPTNVMGASKRAAEIYVQALQAEESGTCFITTRFGNVLGSNGSVIPHFKKQIAAGGPVTVTHQDIIRYFMTIPEACQLVLQAGTMGQGGEVFVFDMGKPVRIMDLAEKMIKLSGFVPYNQIDIKVIGLRPGEKLFEELLNDSAKTLPTHHKKL, from the coding sequence ATGGTAGCATTACCCTTTTTTAAACCAATTAATATTAGTCAAATGACTTGGGATTATTTTAAAAAAAGATTGTCACATGTATTGCTTAAAGGAGATAATGATCTAAAATTTAGAAATATCTCCTATTTACCGCGTTGGGCTGTTGTTGCAATAGATTCATGTATTGTCATGATATCTTTTTTAATAAGCTTTTTATTAGTTAAGAATTTATCGGTTTCATTTTATCCATCTTTAACCATATTTCAGCAAGGATTAGTAGTCTGCTTAGTCCAGTTTTCGTTTTTTTTCGTTTTTAGCACTTATGCCGGTTTAATAAGACATAGTACGACCGTTGATATTTTAAAAATAGCTTTAGCCGCTATATCAGCAGCGGTAGCTTTGATGATGATTAGTTATGGTTATCATTTTCTTTTTGATAAAAAACTTTTCTTAGTTCCTTTTTTAGCAATATTCGCCACGATTACTTTTGGTTTAATGTTATTGTTCAGAATGGTGGTAAAGTCGGTTTATCAACTTTTTACAAATCTTAATACTTCAGAGAAAAAAAGAGTGCTATTATTAGGAGTAAATGATGATACTATTTCAGTAGGAGAAGCCATGACCATTTCTAGAAATCAGGATTTTGATTTAGCGGGCTTTGTTTCTTTTACTAAATCACATTCAAAAATCAAAATTTTAGGAAAACCGATTTTTAAATATAGTAGCGACTTATACGAGAATTTACAGCCTTATGATATTGATGGTATCGTTATCGTAGGAGATACTATTTCTAACAAACAAAAAAATAATATTGTTGATGAATGCCTCAATTATGGGATTCAAATATATAATGCTCCAGTGATCAAGGAATGGAATGATTCTGAGAGTGTTCAAGGTAACATAAAGGAGATTCAAATTGAAGATTTATTAGAGCGTAATCCAATAGTATTAGATGATTCTCTCATCAATGAATATCTCAATAATAGAATAATATTAGTCACTGGTGGTGCAGGTTCGATAGGAAGCGAGATCGTTAGACAAGTTTCTCAATTTAAGCCTAGAAAACTGATTGTACTAGATCAAGCTGAATCACCTCTACATGAGCTTGAGTTAGAGCTAAGGTCAAAATTTAATGACGTTGACTTTGAGTTTGTTCTTGCTGATGTGGGAAACTTGAAGAGACTTACAAATCTGTTTAACAAGGAGAAAATTTCGGTTATTTTTCACGCTGCTGCTTATAAGCATGTACCACTTATTGAAAATAATCCATCTGAAGCTGTATTTGTTAATATAATTGGAACAATGCATCTTGCTAATCTTAGCACTCAATTTGGTGTGGATCGTTTTGTAATGGTTTCCACAGATAAGGCTGTTAATCCTACCAATGTGATGGGAGCTTCAAAACGTGCAGCCGAGATTTATGTTCAGGCGTTGCAAGCTGAAGAGTCCGGAACGTGTTTTATTACAACTCGATTCGGTAACGTATTGGGTTCCAATGGATCTGTTATTCCGCATTTTAAAAAGCAAATTGCTGCTGGCGGTCCAGTAACGGTAACGCATCAAGATATTATTCGCTATTTCATGACTATTCCAGAGGCATGTCAATTGGTATTACAGGCAGGAACCATGGGGCAAGGAGGAGAAGTTTTTGTTTTTGATATGGGGAAACCTGTTCGTATAATGGATCTTGCTGAGAAAATGATTAAACTTTCTGGTTTTGTACCTTATAATCAAATTGATATTAAAGTCATAGGATTAAGACCAGGTGAAAAGTTATTTGAAGAATTATTAAATGATTCTGCAAAAACGCTACCTACTCATCATAAAAAATTATGA
- a CDS encoding OstA-like protein codes for MKIIISSLIFVISFLGFSQDIPLKSNDLAPTENDSIINVISEYQFIDEENYPDAIIYAKSDAQQVYVVHQGIKMWCDQAVFYKKDNFLRALGSVRMNQGDSVLMNSKYAEYNGNTQLAFAAGKVNMRSPETTLSTDTLYFDRNKQQAYYRSGGTVKDTASTLTSRVGRFFMQEKKYQFIDDVVIVNPDYTINSSQVNFILKRDMLIYMVHRP; via the coding sequence TTGAAAATTATAATTAGCTCTCTAATATTTGTTATATCATTTCTTGGTTTTAGTCAGGATATACCATTAAAAAGTAATGACCTAGCTCCTACTGAAAATGATTCTATCATTAATGTAATTTCTGAATATCAGTTCATTGATGAAGAAAATTATCCGGACGCTATTATATATGCAAAATCTGATGCCCAACAAGTCTATGTTGTACATCAAGGTATTAAAATGTGGTGTGACCAGGCTGTTTTTTATAAAAAAGACAATTTTTTAAGAGCTCTAGGCTCTGTACGTATGAATCAAGGCGACAGCGTTCTTATGAATTCAAAATATGCAGAGTACAATGGTAATACTCAATTAGCCTTTGCAGCAGGTAAAGTGAATATGCGCAGTCCAGAGACCACTTTATCTACAGATACCTTATACTTTGATCGTAATAAACAACAAGCTTATTATAGAAGCGGTGGAACTGTAAAAGATACGGCTAGCACACTTACCAGTCGTGTGGGACGTTTTTTTATGCAAGAAAAAAAATATCAATTCATCGATGATGTAGTAATTGTCAATCCAGATTATACCATTAATTCTAGTCAGGTAAATTTTATACTGAAACGGGACATGCTTATTTATATGGTCCATCGACCATAA